From one Novosphingobium sp. genomic stretch:
- a CDS encoding P-II family nitrogen regulator yields the protein MKFIIAIIKPFKLDEVREALGALGVAGMTVSEVKGFGRQKGQTEIYRGAEYSTNMLPKVKIEIAASDELAPRVVETIQQSASTEAIGDGKIFVLDLASATRIRTGETGDTAL from the coding sequence ATGAAGTTCATCATCGCCATCATCAAGCCGTTCAAGCTCGACGAGGTGCGTGAAGCCCTCGGCGCCCTCGGTGTGGCGGGTATGACCGTGTCCGAGGTGAAGGGGTTTGGCCGGCAGAAGGGGCAGACCGAAATCTACCGCGGGGCGGAATATTCCACGAATATGCTGCCCAAGGTGAAGATCGAGATCGCCGCCAGCGACGAACTCGCGCCGCGCGTTGTCGAGACCATCCAGCAGAGCGCCAGCACCGAAGCCATCGGTGACGGCAAGATCTTCGTGCTGGATCTGGCCTCGGCCACCCGCATCCGCACCGGCGAGACCGGGGACACCGCGCTGTGA